One candidate division KSB1 bacterium genomic window, TGTTTAATGATCAGTGTCAGTAATCAGTGAACTGCTCACTGGTGACCGGTTACTGATTACTTTTACCTACTCTCTTTTGCCTGTCACCACGCTAAAATTTGCCCGCACCTCTTGCAACGCCGCGAGAATGGCCTCTCTGCCTGCTTTGATCTCCAACGCCTCGAAGAGCTGCAACAGCCACGCGCGATATGGCGCCAGCTTTTCATTTGGGCTGATGAAATGCTTGGTGCCGTTGAATGTCCAACTGACTTTGAACGTATCGGGTTGGCGGGCGATGGCGGCATGTGAGGTGTCGCATATCTTAAATTTCCCTTGATTCTGTGCCGGTAATTTGATAAGTTATTTTGACGACTTATTAAATTATTGAATCTTCGACGGCAAATTAGGAATGTAAGCTTATGCCAAAAGCCGCAGTCATTAAAACACGAATTGCGCCAGATCTGAAAACAGAAGTGGAAGGCATTCTCAAAGATCTTGGGCTATCCACGACTGAAGCCATTGCTCTGTTCTTCTATCAAATCAAGCTGCACCGACGGCTGCCCTTCAAAATCCCGAACAAAACCACGCGCAAAACTTTTGAAGACACCGACGCGGGTAGAAACTTGGTCCATTATGAGAGCATGGACGACATGCTGAAGGATTTAAAGAAATAGGCCATGCTGAAACCGGTAAGAACAAAACAGTTCAAGAAGGATTATAAAAAAGCCCTCCGGCAGGGAAAAGATATCGAAAAGCTCGACATGATCATGCTCAGGCTGGCAGCCCAAGAGAAGTTAGAAAGGAAGCACAATGATCACAAACTTGTCGGGAATTTCAAGGGCAGACGCGAATGCCATATCGAGCCGGATTGGCTCTTGGTTTATAGCATTCAGAACGATCTGATTATCTTTGAAAGAACAGGCTCCCATTCCGACCTTTTTATCTAACTGCCGAGGCTAATAGCTTTTCAGCAGCCCTTTCCTTTGCGTGTTCTCTGTCCCGTGCTCGGGACGCCTTTGCGTGCGGCTTTTTACTTGGTTTTAAATTTCTCCCTCGCTTCTTTCAACCCCGCCAAGATTGCCTCTCTCCCCTCTTTGCGCTCGATAGCTTCAAAGAATTGCA contains:
- a CDS encoding type II toxin-antitoxin system RelB/DinJ family antitoxin, whose translation is MPKAAVIKTRIAPDLKTEVEGILKDLGLSTTEAIALFFYQIKLHRRLPFKIPNKTTRKTFEDTDAGRNLVHYESMDDMLKDLKK
- a CDS encoding type II toxin-antitoxin system YafQ family toxin, yielding MLKPVRTKQFKKDYKKALRQGKDIEKLDMIMLRLAAQEKLERKHNDHKLVGNFKGRRECHIEPDWLLVYSIQNDLIIFERTGSHSDLFI